In the Juglans microcarpa x Juglans regia isolate MS1-56 chromosome 6D, Jm3101_v1.0, whole genome shotgun sequence genome, one interval contains:
- the LOC121234009 gene encoding nuclear transcription factor Y subunit B-9-like, translating to MERRGGFQYRCRRHAKSNSASAILLPNNAASNTPNTNNEDTNTFNSPDHHQQHDSPCMQVREQDQFLPIANVIRIMRRILPPHAKISDDAKETIQECVSEFISFITGEANERCQREQRKTVTAEDLLWAMAKLGFDDYVEPLNVYLNRYREAENERGGSSSSSTLRGRDPKLPLYPKRSGLDIHGPIMAVPTPFGPSFPMGHLPGMFDAAAAMAGYYRDHVPAPAEGSSPDDDHHDHHNALASYDPFVPRSNDP from the exons ATGGAACGTAGGGGTGGATTCCAATATCGCTGTCGCCGGCATGCAAAATCGAATTCTG CCTCGGCCATATTGCTGCCTAATAACGCAGCCAGCAACACCCCCAACACAAACAATGAGGATACCAACACCTTCAACAGCCCTGATCATCATCAACAGCATGACTCGCCATGCATGCAGGTGCGTGAACAAGACCAATTCTTGCCCATAGCTAACGTGATACGCATCATGCGTCGCATCCTACCGCCCCACGCAAAGATCTCCGACGATGCCAAGGAGACCATCCAAGAGTGCGTGTCCGAGTTCATCAGCTTCATCACTGGGGAGGCCAACGAGCGGTGCCAGCGCGAGCAGCGAAAGACTGTGACGGCCGAGGACTTGCTCTGGGCCATGGCAAAGCTGGGCTTCGACGACTACGTTGAGCCCCTCAACGTGTACCTGAACCGCTACCGCGAGGCTGAGAATGAGCGCGgcggcagcagcagcagcagtacTTTACGTGGCCGGGATCCTAAGCTGCCTCTTTATCCGAAGCGTAGCGGCCTGGATATTCATGGTCCTATTATGGCCGTGCCAACGCCGTTTGGCCCTAGCTTCCCTATGGGCCATCTCCCGGGGATGTTTGATGCTGCTGCTGCAATGGCTGGGTACTATAGGGATCATGTGCCTGCTCCTGCAGAAGGCTCCTCccctgatgatgatcatcatgatcaccATAATGCTTTGGCTAGCTATGATCCTTTTGTACCCAGATCGAATGACccgtaa
- the LOC121235764 gene encoding uncharacterized protein LOC121235764, translating to MSTLEKLFVQIFDRKQRIIDRVKHQTHLFDQHLASKLLIDGIAPPPWLWPHPLHAQPSDLKEFNKEELLSGVLLPQPPPTITYSSSHCSLYNKPVFASDNGQLPNEPHTQVHASDEGFDAGDGPSSLQQRPDDDGCASSGVPELDHTAMSPQDPRDMGVPDIYHDQALSLARIHRSKSRQRAIELRNSAKAANSCSSDENNVDTFAGGISGSAIASLQNDQDDESVFVNPMDITTARFTEKGAKVGDCWSMGNGSYIYSGRMTRSVSSSQQLCSLNVNKSYISREDGGILTGSTSNLNEQSCHENELLELIEPANISNKSCEERKAKRGDDLRKDMGSNVYLRRVTRSRNSRETRCSSKSINLDSSCDNNKADDLSDSKEPCIYVYESVELVNPSAITIDSSTFKKIMVDCQRKEEGCNAHFGRDLRSRSSCQSLNNVNGTSEAQSVRKSSKLHQSPSWIGDAASKNGQAPQMYDARSSLSQQDQDLCGENAREHSSKGDSEVKCVARNTESQATSNIKIIPKAVYSNAYNQRVTRSRVAASSKSNEIQGAQMSAGRSLPSQKDRDPCTINATCYSDKENVADAFAATDIKGETTSTSEGISKPLNSSHALGFKVTHSRSNSSNKPPIAQSIDISEGIDLNKGPRTQIKVLPCIGTSDTVGLERCAVNMMESEIDSDEFIDAGLGCPGSNMDIACLRVGSDVLVMRPPSDSNMLMKPKQLNFVDVDESGLNGISCPASEKEVQGRSSEAFANPAELMEKVAFVSHQARCSISPGKHLPEEQEDLSNENEPQESSSKVPVEETYEASGFSDGNAVSLLKKPSEVPKDAAIYTFPESGGIYQEKSSLLDHSSISRVTCEDSIRSLPKLMNSNLSNVCVDTRMDLSYEKVVVEHDDGQSTKLVSEDDRLDSGLCGDPKKSTDANFAIVSGSSLFNDLDVSLTDSTVDIPCPLLVDDLEQQIIHSGNSQNGNADSLGRCISEEKLVVGLKSTEDEIAKIAMPRGSFSLGSEDLGPQHKRRKIEGQLTSVLSTSSGSREEGVELISRYSISENLNDAEDNPKAVLDSQYFSSSLEEGVAQLDISKSLVEEMRENEEGHMVEGSESSPRLQVEEAQLSLEAIGGSANMPFTFVEDGLRMSLISSLIDQAAGDSQGCLTEEMEEANSNGKIFDSRLQCIVDQIPLEDKLGLGSTEHFTCSERTLQENISKFKGPDKFSSCSVVSPCSHSLDMAGADEAVPVFEGFILQTDDKQPCIAGEGFNLENFDLPNTAIERASILEQLCRSACTNTPLSCSSAAYKLHTIPSLYSSVPNGLLEGMDLRSNLSTDDTGKHPHGSWVNEEFGRAFHGRSYSHCPPNSSCQSDWNIRNPYTSPVGKLWDRIKSNSGSSEKRTSLNPELPCINEDNENADEVAETIPEGIRSEVTTSSVKREPLLDITENPNPPASVSEVEMYGDRCSLDSVNMEFSFTGTHTRVKQKLRNQHSRKKRYVNKAKENQSVSIGVSSVTRATESVRDRFIKPKLSGKTSTRKGSPTFLGRESKPNNIVSNITSFIPLVQQKQAATAITGKRDIKVKALEAAEAAKRLAEKKENERKMKKEALKLERARLEQENLRQLVLQKKRKEEEKKKKEVDMAAKKRQREEEERKEKERKRKRVEVSRRRQQDHEKLCGEKDEKELKYRATDTRKDERKENKDETDKHKKMESIREADNPGKVSETEHRTTRIPSSDTRKESNLKDSEGLSNRGNNSKVTSSLNKAIESDKLFTNTKPEQSYDISPYKVSDDEDEDEDDDDAPNSKFIPSWASKQSVALVVSSQQRVDPEAIFPPESFSNIAEVLLPRKLQLK from the exons atgtcgACGTTAGAGAAGCTATTTGTGCAGATCTTCGATCGGAAGCAGCGAATCATCGACCGGGTCAAGCACCAGACCCATCTCTTCGACCAACACCTAGCCTCCAAACTCCTTATTGACGGAATTGCTCCTCCCCCTTGGCTCTGGCCTCATCCGCTCCACGCTCAGCCCTCAGATCTCAAAG AATTCAATAAAGAAGAGCTCCTATCGGGAGTCTTACTCCCACAGCCACCGCCCACCATCACTTATTCCAGTAGTCACTGCTCTCTGTACAACAAACCAGTTTTTGCATCCGATAATGGACAGTTACCAAATGAGCCGCACACACAGGTTCATGCTTCAGACGAAGGCTTTGATGCCGGAGATGGGCCATCATCTTTGCAGCAGCGTCCTGATGATGATGGATGTGCCTCCAGTGGTGTTCCTGAGCTGGATCATACTGCTATGTCTCCTCAAGATCCAAGAGATATGGGAGTACCGGATATTTACCATGACCAAGCTCTATCATTGGCAAGGATTCATAGGTCTAAGTCAAGACAAAGGGCTATAGAGCTTCGCAATAGCGCAAAAGCAGCCAACAGCTGCTCAAGTGACGAGAATAATGTTGATACATTTGCTGGTGGAATTTCAGGGTCTGCAATTGCTTCCCTTCAGAATGACCAGGATGATGAGTCAGTGTTTGTCAATCCGATGGATATCACGACTGCTAGGTTCACAGAGAAAGGAGCAAAAGTAGGTGATTGCTGGAGTATGGGAAATGGTAGCTATATTTACTCAGGTAGAATGACGAGGTCTGTAAGCTCCAGCCAGCAGCTGTGCTCTTTGAATGTGAATAAATCTTATATCTCCAGGGAAGATGGTGGTATACTTACAGGTTCTACCTCCAACTTAAATGAGCAGTCTTGCCATGAGAATGAACTGTTGGAACTAATTGAACCCGCTAATATCAGCAACAAGAGTTGTGAAGAGAGGAAGGCAAAAAGAGGAGATGACCTGCGCAAGGACATGGGAAGCAATGTTTACCTTAGAAGAGTAACACGATCTAGAAATTCTAGGGAGACTAGGTGCTCGAGTAAATCAATAAATCTGGATAGCTCTTGTGACAATAACAAGGCGGATGATCTTAGCGATTCCAAGGAGCCTTGCATTTATGTGTACGAGTCAGTGGAATTGGTCAATCCCTCTGCTATCACTATTGACAGtagtacatttaaaaaaataatggtggACTGCCAGAGAAAGGAAGAGGGATGTAATGCTCATTTTGGTAGAGATCTAAGATCTAGAAGTTCTTGCCAGTCATTGAACAATGTTAATGGTACTTCAGAGGCACAGTCCGTGAGAAAATCCTCAAAACTGCATCAATCTCCAAGTTGGATTGGAGATGCAGCTTCAAAAAATGGACAGGCCCCTCAGATGTATGATGCAAGGTCCTCACTGAGTCAACAAGATCAAGATTTATGTGGGGAAAATGCAAGAGAGCACTCAAGTAAGGGGGATTCTGAAGTAAAGTGCGTTGCCAGAAATACAGAGTCACAGGCTACTAGTAACATCAAAATTATTCCTAAAGCTGTCTACTCCAATGCCTATAACCAAAGGGTCACCCGGTCCAGAGTTGCTGCTTCCAGCAAGTCGAATGAAATACAGGGTGCTCAAATGTCTGCTGGAAGGTCCTTGCCAAGTCAAAAGGATCGAGATCCATGTACAATTAATGCGACATGTTATTCGGATAAGGAAAATGTCGCTGACGCATTTGCTGCTACCGACATAAAGGGAGAAACGACAAGTACCAGTGAAGGAATATCAAAACCTCTCAACTCCTCCCATGCTTTGGGTTTTAAAGTCACACACTCTAGATCTAATTCCTCCAACAAGCCTCCAATTGCACAATCTATAGACATTTCTGAAGGAATTGACCTTAATAAAGGCCCACGTACTCAAATAAAAGTCTTGCCATGTATTGGAACCAGTGACACGGTTGGGCTGGAGAGATGCGCTGTAAATATGATGGAATCTGAGATTGATTCTGATGAGTTCATTGATGCTGGCTTAGGTTGTCCTGGGTCTAATATGGACATTGCTTGCCTTAGAGTCGGATCTGATGTTTTAGTGATGAGGCCGCCCTCTGATTCTAATATGCTTATGAAGCCCAAGCAACTTAATTTTGTTGATGTGGATGAGTCTGGTTTGAATGGAATTTCTTGTCCTGCATCTGAAAAGGAGGTACAGGGCAGGTCCTCAGAAGCTTTTGCTAATCCTGCAGAGTTAATGGAGAAAGTAGCATTTGTTAGTCATCAAGCTAGGTGCAGCATATCCCCAGGGAAACATCTGCCAGAGGAGCAGGAAGATTTGAGCAATGAAAATGAACCTCAAGAATCTTCATCCAAAGTCCCAGTCGAGGAGACATATGAAGCCAGTGGATTTTCGGATGGAAATGCTGTGTCTTTACTTAAAAAACCATCTGAGGTTCCTAAGGATGCAGCTATTTATACTTTTCCAGAAAGTGGCGGGATTTACCAAGAGAAATCTTCTTTGCTGGATCATTCATCTATCTCCAGAGTTACCTGTGAAGATTCAATTAGAAGTTTGCCAAAACTAATGAATTCTAATCTATCAAATGTTTGTGTTGATACTAGGATGGATCTTTCCTATGAGAAGGTTGTTGTGGAACATGATGACGGGCAATCTACCAAATTGGTTTCTGAAGATGATAGACTTGATAGTGGTCTCTGTGGTGATCCCAAAAAATCAACAGATGCTAATTTTGCCATTGTTAGTGGATCCAGTCTTTTCAATGATCTTGATGTATCTTTAACAGATTCTACAGTTGACATTCCTTGTCCTCTTTTGGTGGATGATTTGGAGCAGCAGATTATACATTCAGGTAATTCTCAGAATGGAAATGCAGATTCCTTGGGGAGATGTATCAGTGAAGAAAAACTTGTAGTTGGTCTAAAATCAACCGAAGATGAGATTGCAAAGATTGCCATGCCAAGAGGTAGTTTTAGCTTGGGCTCAGAGGATTTAGGGCCTCAGCATAAGCGGAGAAAGATTGAGGGACAACTAACTAGTGTCCTTTCTACTTCCTCAGGCTCGAGGGAAGAGGGGGTTGAATTGATCAGCAGGTATTCTATAAGTGAAAACCTGAATGATGCAGAAGATAATCCCAAGGCTGTCCTAGATTCTCAATACTTTTCATCATCCCTTGAGGAGGGGGTTGCACAATTAGACATCAGTAAGAGCCTGGTTGAAGAAATGCGTGAAAATGAGGAGGGCCACATGGTAGAAGGGTCTGAATCTTCACCTAGGCTGCAAGTTGAAGAG GCTCAACTCAGCTTGGAAGCTATAGGTGGAAGTGCAAACATGCCTTTCACTTTTGTCGAAGATGGGCTAAGAATGTCCCTTATCTCAAGTTTGATCGATCAGGCTGCTGGTGATTCTCAAGGTTGCTTGACAGAGGAAATGGAAGAGGCTAATTCAAATGGCAAAATCTTTGATTCAAGACTGCAGTGTATTGTAGACCAGATCCCCCTTGAAGATAAATTAGGACTGGGAAGTACAGAACATTTTACTTGCAGTGAAAGAACCTTGCAggaaaatatatctaaatttaaagGACCTGACAAATTCTCGAGTTGCTCAGTTGTTTCTCCATGTAGCCACTCTTTGGATATGGCGGGGGCTGACGAGGCGGTGCCTGTGTTTGAGGGGTTCATTCTGCAAACAGATGACAAACAGCCATGCATTGCGGGGGAGGGATTTAACTTAGAGAACTTCGACCTTCCAAACACTGCTATAGAACGTGCTAGTATTCTGGAGCAGCTTTGCAGATCTGCTTGCACGAATACCCCATTATCCTGTTCTTCAGCTGCGTATAAGTTGCACACAATTCCAAGTCTGTACAGTTCTGTTCCTAATGGGCTTCTAGAGGGCATGGACCTCAGAAGCAACCTTTCTACGGATGATACTGGAAAGCACCCACACGGTAGTTGGGTGAATGAAGAATTTGGCCGCGCTTTTCATGGGAGGTCCTATTCACATTGCCCACCTAATTCTAGTTGTCAATCAGATTGGAATATAAGGAATCCTTATACATCTCCAGTTGGAAAGCTCTGGGATAGAATCAAATCAAACTCTGGCAGTTCAGAGAAACGAACAAGCTTAAATCCGGAGCTTCCCTGCATTAATGAAGACAATGAGAATGCAGATGAGGTAGCCGAGACAATCCCAGAAGGCATTCGTTCAGAAGTGACAACCAGCTCAGTCAAAAGAGAACCACTTCTTGACATTACAGAAAATCCAAACCCTCCGGCATCTGTTTCTGAAGTGGAGATGTATGGAGATAGATGTAGTCTAGACTCTGTAAACATGGAGTTTAGCTTCACTGGGACTCATACTAGGGTCAAACAGAAGCTTAGAAACCAACACAGTCGTAAGAAAAGATATGTCAATAAGGCGAAAGAGAACCAGAGTGTATCCATTGGAGTAAGTAGTGTTACGAGGGCCACAGAATCAGTTCGTGACAGATTCATTAAGCCAAAATTATCTGGAAAAACCAGTACGAGAAAAGGGAGCCCTACTTTCTTAGGGAGGGAGTCCAAGCCTAACAATATTGTCTCCAATATCACTTCCTTTATTCCTCTTGTTCAACAAAAACAAGCAGCCACAGCTATCACAG GGAAGAGAGACATCAAAGTGAAGGCCCTAGAGGCTGCTGAGGCAGCAAAACGTCTTgcagaaaagaaagagaatgagcGTAAAATGAAGAAGGAAGCCTTGAAGCTTGAGCGAGCCAGATTGGAGCAGGAAAATTTGAGGCAGTTGGTGTtgcagaagaaaagaaaagaagaggaaaagaagaaaaaagaggttGATATGGCAGCAAAGAAAAGgcagagggaagaagaagaaaggaaagagaaggagagaaaaagaaagcgTGTTGAGGTTTCACGTAGGCGGCAGCAAGATCATGAGAAATTATGTGGTGAGAAAGACGAGAAAGAACTGAAATACCGAGCTACA GATACAAGAAAGGATGAGAGGAAGGAAAATAAGGATGAAACAGATAAACATAAAAAGATGGAAAGCATTAGGGAAGCTGACAATCCTGGGAAGGTTTCAGAGACTGAACATAGGACTACCAGGATTCCATCTAGTGACACCAGGAAAGAAAGCAATCTCAAGGATTCCGAGGGCTTGAGCAATAGAGGAAATAATTCAAAG GTAACGAGCAGTCTGAACAAAGCAATAGAAAGTGACAAATTGTTTACCAACACAAAGCCAGAACAATCGTATGATATTTCTCCGTACAAAGTTTCAGAcgatgaagatgaagacgaagacGATGATGATGCACCAAACAGTAAATTCATTCCTTCATGGGCCAG TAAACAAAGTGTGGCTCTAGTTGTTTCTTCCCAGCAAAGAGTAGACCCTGAAGCGATTTTTCCCCCAGAAAGCTTTTCCAATATAGCCGAAG TTCTTTTGCCTCGAAAACTTCAGCTAAAGTAG
- the LOC121236093 gene encoding LOW QUALITY PROTEIN: probable L-type lectin-domain containing receptor kinase S.7 (The sequence of the model RefSeq protein was modified relative to this genomic sequence to represent the inferred CDS: inserted 1 base in 1 codon), with translation MYYSAPMPPRKLLVFLTIFLLAVHFAFSDPSLASANDVNLDFLSFTLRNFTLLGDSYLRNGVVGLTRELGVPSSGAGTVIYNEPITFFDPESNVTASFSTSFXFSILNVNPSSYGDGLAFFLSPDNQTLGSPGGYLGLVNSSQLTKNKFVAIELDTRLDTHFNDPNDNHVGLDIESLNSIKTGDLLLQGIDLKSGNSITVWIDYANDRGKLNVSLSYSSFKPKKPVLSVDIDLSDYLKEVMYVGFSASTEGSTERHLIEAWRFTTSGFVPARPRSRPHNVSDTSVTVNPPIPVSSSSGKHHSRIGFGFGIAGPAFFFVVLAVFGFVSLRKLRGIRKQMSFKAELLTGPREFTYKELKSATKGFHSSRIIGHGAFGTVYKAIITSSKVGTTAAVKRSKHSHEGKTEFLSELSIIAGLRHKNLVQLQGWCVAEGELLLVYDFMPNGSLDKVLYQESGQGTLLDWSHRLNIAVGLASVLTYLHQECEQKVIHRDIKTGNVLLDGSFNARLGDFGLAKLMDHDKSPVSTLTAGTMGYLAPEYLQYGKATDKTDVFSYGVVILEVACGRRPIEREPESLKMVNLVDWVWGLQAEGRIIEAADTRLNGEFEEEEMKKLLLVGLSCANPDSAKRPSMRRVLQILNNEAELLAVPKMKPSITFSYCLPLSLDDIVSEGEEECETHTSFCEIKID, from the exons ATGTATTATTCCGCACCCATGCCTCCAAGAAAGCTTCTTGTTTTCTTGACAATATTTCTTCTTGCTGTTCACTTCGCCTTCTCTGACCCTTCTTTGGCCTCAGCCAACGACGTCAATCTTGATTTCCTTTCTTTCACGCTCCGCAACTTCACTCTCCTTGGTGACTCCTACCTCCGAAATGGCGTCGTCGGGCTCACCCGAGAGCTCGGCGTGCCCTCTTCCGGTGCCGGCACTGTCATCTACAACGAACCCATCACCTTCTTCGATCCCGAATCCAATGTCACTGCCTCTTTCTCCACTAGTT TCTTCTCCATTCTTAATGTCAATCCCAGCTCCTATGGGGACGGCTTAGCGTTCTTTCTCTCGCCGGATAACCAGACTCTTGGGAGCCCAGGAGGATATTTGGGCCTCGTTAATTCGTCCCAGTTGACCAAGAACAAGTTCGTGGCAATCGAACTCGATACCCGCCTTGACACGCACTTCAACGACCCGAACGATAACCATGTCGGGTTGGACATCGAAAGCCTTAATTCTATCAAGACCGGGGATCTACTCTTGCAGGGGATTGATCTCAAGAGTGGCAATTCGATCACAGTGTGGATTGATTACGCGAATGATAGAGGAAAGCTTAATGTTTCTTTAAGTTATTCGAGCTTTAAGCCCAAGAAGCCGGTGCTGAGTGTTGATATTGACCTTTCTGATTATCTCAAGGAGGTCATGTATGTGGGATTTTCGGCTTCGACCGAGGGGAGTACCGAGCGTCATTTGATTGAGGCTTGGAGGTTTACTACTTCCGGTTTTGTTCCGGCGAGGCCAAGGTCACGTCCCCACAATGTATCTGATACCTCGGTGACGGTCAACCCACCCATTCCCGTATCGAGTTCCAGTGGTAAACATCACAGTAggattggttttggttttgggatCGCTGGTCCGGCCTTCTTCTTCGTAGTTCTTGCGGTTTTCGGTTTCGTTTCTCTTAGGAAATTGAGAGGCATACGGAAGCAGATGAGCTTCAAAGCGGAGCTGCTTACAGGGCCAAGAGAATTTACTTACAAGGAGCTAAAGTCAGCCACGAAGGGGTTTCATTCCAGCAGGATAATAGGCCACGGTGCGTTTGGGACGGTTTACAAAGCCATTATCACCTCGTCTAAAGTGGGAACGACGGCCGCAGTAAAAAGATCGAAACACTCCCACGAAGGGAAGACTGAATTTCTCTCAGAACTGTCTATTATTGCTGGTTTGAGGCACAAGAATTTGGTTCAGCTCCAAGGTTGGTGTGTTGCTGAGGGTGAGTTGCTGCTTGTTTATGACTTCATGCCCAATGGGAGCCTCGATAAGGTGCTGTACCAAGAATCTGGGCAAGGCACTTTGTTGGATTGGTCGCATAGGCTTAACATTGCGGTCGGGTTGGCTTCTGTTCTGACATATTTGCATCAAGAATGTGAACAGAAAGTCATTCACAGAGACATAAAGACAGGGAATGTGTTGCTGGATGGGAGCTTTAACGCGAGGCTGGGTGATTTTGGATTGGCAAAACTCATGGACCATGACAAGAGCCCTGTCTCGACTCTTACTGCTGGAACGATGGGCTACCTTGCACCTGAGTATCTTCAGTATGGGAAAGCAACTGACAAGACAGATGTTTTCAGCTACGGTGTGGTTATACTTGAAGTGGCGTGTGGGAGAAGGCCAATTGAGAGAGAACCAGAAAGTCTCAAAATGGTGAATTTGGTTGATTGGGTTTGGGGATTGCAAGCAGAAGGAAGGATAATTGAAGCAGCTGACACAAGGTTGAATGGGGAGTTTGAGgaggaagagatgaagaagCTGTTACTGGTTGGTTTGAGCTGTGCAAACCCGGATAGCGCAAAGAGGCCTTCAATGAGGAGAGTCCTACAGATCCTTAATAATGAGGCGGAGCTACTAGCTGTGCCAAAGATGAAGCCGAGTATCACTTTCTCTTACTGCTTGCCTTTGAGCCTGGATGACATTGTTTCAGAAGGTGAAGAAGAGTGCGAGACCCACACCTCTTTTTGTGAGATTAAAATAGACTGA